One window of Dehalococcoidia bacterium genomic DNA carries:
- a CDS encoding ATP-binding protein produces the protein MSLYLILPLLQGCLSGILAIMVVWMSRRSPANSLFAAFLFSLTLWGFLIFGMRVSADLGRAIWWERGALVFIVATPVLFYHFALRYSNAGVSSLWLFGMYLYLAVVISLSPTGLIVEGMTIDMYGNAPVWGPLFAPLIIPGYLLMFLAVYHLRSAHKAATSYEDRNRLVYFVVGGSAAIAGGVVDVLPALGLNIYPGTIIGNLAFCLLTSFAILKYHLFDIQVATHKVAPYAVMGALVAGPYLGIYFALYHFWQNDRAPVWLHLVFVAAIVVGIPLLWGRVQDWTNRFFYRDRYEHLQALERLQEEAQSIIDPSSITSAYPVLIRQAMQSSHVCLMTLSHSRGELNLTSSVGFDSQDAQISLSKKCPLVEILEGEQGLLHREDVEANAKLQAMTMREKEAVERLDGEMYISLKSSGRQVGLLVMGARIDHQPYSWEDERLMKRIAGQMALNIENIHLYQASLERERQLSALSCVNKAINSSLDIQSTYEVFASELKKVIPVDLACVVMIEGDVQRFYALSTELEASWQKPGTELPMRGTATEWIAMNKMPIIKNDLAKQKRFPTEESYLKHGIRSLINLPLISQGEVTGTFIVGSFTPDVYGEREVSFLEQAASQLSLSMQNSRLYARERGERARLELLNEQREEFFRAISHELKTPLTAIKSSGELLSEELAGETQVPLKRLIDNIRRSTDRLEVMLNDLLDMAKARAMPLELHVEPVDVRASIGRAVDLCSPPIRQRYQKLTVDVSENIPQVMADQKRFEYMITNLLGNANKYTPEGGKIKLSAWVEDTKVKIAVQDTGQGIPDEEKDLIFEPFYRGKFSGERIKGIGVGLATVKQVVKLHGGTVQVQSKVGEGSTFTISLPLP, from the coding sequence ATGAGTTTATACTTGATTTTGCCATTGCTGCAAGGGTGTCTTTCGGGCATTCTGGCCATCATGGTCGTTTGGATGAGCCGGAGAAGTCCGGCTAACAGTTTGTTTGCTGCTTTTCTCTTCAGTTTGACCTTATGGGGTTTTCTGATTTTCGGCATGCGTGTAAGCGCCGATCTCGGTCGGGCTATCTGGTGGGAGCGAGGAGCTTTGGTTTTTATAGTTGCTACCCCTGTGTTGTTCTACCATTTTGCTCTCCGCTATTCGAATGCTGGAGTTTCCTCTCTCTGGTTGTTTGGCATGTACCTTTACTTGGCTGTAGTGATTTCTCTGTCTCCAACTGGTCTAATCGTGGAGGGCATGACAATAGATATGTATGGCAATGCTCCAGTATGGGGGCCACTGTTCGCTCCTTTGATTATTCCCGGATATTTGTTGATGTTTCTGGCTGTATACCATCTACGTAGCGCTCACAAAGCAGCAACATCGTATGAGGACAGAAACCGGCTCGTCTATTTTGTCGTTGGCGGTTCAGCCGCTATCGCCGGAGGAGTGGTTGACGTATTACCTGCCCTTGGGTTAAACATCTATCCCGGTACCATCATCGGCAACCTCGCCTTTTGTCTCCTTACCTCCTTTGCCATCTTGAAATACCACCTCTTTGATATCCAGGTGGCCACCCACAAGGTAGCGCCCTATGCAGTGATGGGAGCTCTGGTGGCTGGCCCGTATTTGGGCATATACTTCGCCCTCTATCACTTCTGGCAGAATGATCGGGCACCCGTATGGCTGCACCTGGTTTTTGTCGCCGCGATAGTTGTTGGCATTCCTCTCCTGTGGGGGAGGGTGCAAGACTGGACCAACAGGTTCTTCTATCGGGATAGATATGAACATCTTCAGGCGTTGGAGCGCCTGCAGGAAGAAGCTCAGAGCATTATTGATCCCTCCAGTATCACTTCAGCCTATCCGGTTTTGATCAGACAGGCGATGCAGTCCTCACATGTCTGCCTGATGACGCTCTCGCATTCCAGGGGAGAACTCAACCTTACTTCATCTGTGGGTTTCGATAGCCAGGATGCTCAAATCAGTTTGAGCAAGAAGTGCCCTCTGGTGGAAATCCTGGAAGGCGAGCAGGGGCTCCTTCATCGGGAAGATGTGGAGGCCAATGCCAAATTGCAGGCAATGACCATGCGGGAAAAAGAGGCCGTTGAGCGACTGGATGGAGAGATGTATATCTCGCTAAAATCAAGCGGGAGGCAGGTCGGCTTGCTGGTGATGGGAGCCAGGATCGATCATCAGCCATACTCCTGGGAAGATGAGCGGCTGATGAAGAGGATCGCGGGGCAGATGGCTCTGAATATCGAAAACATCCATCTCTATCAGGCCAGCCTGGAGAGAGAAAGGCAGCTTTCCGCACTCAGTTGCGTGAACAAGGCAATCAATTCAAGTCTAGATATCCAATCGACCTATGAAGTTTTTGCCAGCGAACTGAAGAAGGTCATCCCGGTGGATTTGGCCTGTGTGGTGATGATCGAAGGGGATGTGCAGCGCTTTTACGCTCTATCTACCGAACTGGAAGCATCATGGCAGAAACCGGGGACTGAACTTCCGATGCGGGGAACCGCTACTGAGTGGATTGCCATGAACAAGATGCCCATCATCAAAAACGATCTGGCAAAGCAGAAGCGTTTTCCGACCGAGGAGAGCTACCTTAAACACGGGATAAGGTCATTGATCAACCTGCCTCTTATCTCTCAGGGAGAGGTGACGGGCACCTTTATTGTGGGTAGTTTCACCCCGGATGTCTACGGTGAGAGAGAGGTTTCCTTTCTGGAACAGGCTGCCAGTCAGTTATCCCTCAGTATGCAAAATTCCCGATTGTATGCCAGAGAGAGAGGAGAGAGGGCCCGGCTGGAACTCCTGAACGAGCAGCGAGAGGAGTTTTTCAGGGCCATCTCTCATGAGTTGAAGACACCTCTTACCGCCATCAAATCTTCCGGCGAATTGCTCAGTGAAGAGTTAGCAGGTGAAACACAGGTCCCGTTGAAGAGGTTGATCGATAACATAAGGCGTAGCACTGATCGGCTGGAGGTGATGTTGAACGATTTGCTGGATATGGCCAAGGCAAGAGCAATGCCGCTGGAATTGCATGTTGAGCCTGTGGATGTTCGTGCATCGATCGGGCGTGCGGTGGACCTTTGCTCTCCACCCATCCGGCAGCGGTATCAGAAGCTGACCGTTGATGTCTCTGAGAATATCCCTCAGGTTATGGCTGACCAGAAACGGTTCGAATACATGATCACAAACCTGCTCGGCAATGCCAACAAATATACGCCTGAAGGTGGGAAAATAAAACTCTCGGCCTGGGTCGAAGACACCAAAGTGAAGATTGCAGTTCAGGATACAGGCCAGGGGATTCCAGACGAAGAGAAGGATTTGATATTCGAGCCTTTCTATCGTGGCAAATTCAGCGGGGAGCGGATTAAGGGAATCGGTGTGGGATTGGCCACGGTTAAACAGGTGGTGAAGCTGCATGGGGGGACAGTCCAGGTCCAGAGCAAGGTCGGAGAAGGAAGTACCTTTACCATTTCCCTGCCGTTGCCCTAG
- a CDS encoding DUF4070 domain-containing protein — MNILLIYPEFPDTFWSFKHVLKFTGHKAVSPPLGLLTVAAMLPPEWSKRLVDKNTKKVTAEDMEWADYAFISGMIVQRESARRAIAECKRAGVKVVAGGPLFTSEHEHFEEVDHFVLNEAELTLPPFLADLARGCAQRVYETSEFADLTKTPIPLWELVDLKQYLYVSIQFSRGCPFDCEFCNVTVLFGHRPRMKTTQQIIAELDDLYHSHGLREGIFLADDNFIGNKNYLKSELLPALIDWQKDKCGIPFAVEASINMADDEQLLRMMYEAGFDIIFIGIETPDEDGLTECNKVQNRNRDLVGDVRRIQRAGMQVQGGFIIGFDSDTPSIFKRQTDFIQKSGIPTATVGLLQAMPGTKLYERMARENRLLGPSFGDNVGGTTNIATKMDFDTLYEGYKNTLRYLYTSKNYYQRVRTLLKEYKTPKVKEPQRLKDVNIFLRSLFFFGFLDKGRFQFWRLLIWTLFHRPNMIPLVVAFAIQGYHFRRVCEQHVSSNGISGR, encoded by the coding sequence ATGAATATTTTATTGATCTACCCTGAATTCCCCGATACATTCTGGAGCTTCAAACATGTCCTCAAATTCACTGGACACAAAGCCGTTTCGCCACCATTGGGCTTGCTAACGGTTGCAGCCATGCTTCCGCCAGAGTGGTCAAAGCGCCTTGTGGATAAGAATACCAAAAAAGTCACCGCAGAAGACATGGAATGGGCTGATTATGCCTTTATCAGCGGCATGATTGTGCAGAGAGAATCAGCGCGCAGGGCAATTGCCGAATGCAAAAGGGCAGGCGTCAAGGTCGTCGCCGGAGGGCCTTTGTTTACCAGCGAGCACGAGCATTTTGAGGAGGTCGATCACTTTGTGCTGAATGAGGCCGAGTTGACGCTCCCTCCGTTTCTGGCAGATCTGGCGCGCGGATGCGCCCAGCGCGTCTATGAAACATCGGAGTTTGCAGATCTCACCAAAACGCCGATTCCACTATGGGAATTGGTCGATCTAAAGCAATATCTCTACGTAAGCATCCAGTTTTCTAGAGGCTGCCCCTTTGATTGTGAGTTCTGCAATGTGACGGTATTGTTTGGGCATCGGCCACGCATGAAAACAACCCAACAAATCATTGCTGAGTTAGACGATCTTTATCATAGCCATGGCTTGAGAGAAGGCATTTTTCTGGCGGATGACAACTTTATCGGAAACAAGAACTATCTCAAGTCAGAACTGTTGCCCGCACTTATCGATTGGCAAAAAGACAAGTGCGGTATTCCTTTCGCCGTCGAAGCCTCAATCAATATGGCTGATGATGAACAATTACTGCGGATGATGTATGAGGCAGGGTTTGACATTATTTTTATAGGTATTGAGACGCCTGATGAGGATGGCCTGACGGAATGCAACAAGGTGCAAAATAGGAATCGTGACCTTGTTGGCGATGTAAGGCGTATCCAGAGAGCTGGGATGCAAGTGCAAGGTGGTTTCATTATTGGCTTTGACAGTGATACGCCTTCTATCTTCAAGAGGCAAACTGACTTCATTCAGAAAAGTGGAATTCCCACTGCGACAGTTGGTTTGCTTCAGGCTATGCCAGGAACAAAACTTTATGAACGCATGGCGCGAGAGAATCGGCTCCTTGGGCCGTCATTTGGAGACAACGTAGGCGGCACGACAAACATTGCTACCAAAATGGACTTTGATACGCTATACGAGGGATACAAGAACACTTTAAGATATCTTTACACGTCAAAGAACTACTACCAACGCGTCAGGACGCTTTTAAAGGAGTATAAGACGCCAAAGGTAAAAGAGCCTCAGCGATTGAAAGATGTTAATATCTTCTTGCGTTCACTGTTTTTCTTTGGTTTCTTAGACAAAGGCCGGTTCCAATTTTGGAGGCTTTTGATATGGACGCTGTTTCATCGGCCCAACATGATTCCCTTAGTAGTGGCGTTTGCGATTCAAGGGTATCATTTTCGCAGGGTCTGTGAACAGCACGTATCCAGTAATGGCATCTCTGGCAGATGA
- a CDS encoding GH3 auxin-responsive promoter family protein, whose product MRPEDRFFQGHDKTRIWNRYCGFLDLSKDEFMKLQERLLLEQIGLVVDSPLGRILMKNQRPIGVEEFRRVVPLTTYKDYAPYIGDGQEEFLAGKPHYWVHTSYTKGAFKRVPWTEQFVKAQLRNIIATLILSSATDKGDIQLAPGCRILAILPEKPFVSAHLAHGLLEQFSAKSILPLDESDGLRFRDKMDAALRMAISADIDYIITMTSSLLPMERRFQYLMESRGFFSMLPKIHPMVLLRVLKDKPSRFFGRKKRLLPKDLWSVKGIVAWGADSNVFQDHAMRQWGKPLFQFYGSSESGLIAMQDWQKDRMNFLHDSVFLEFIPEEDVHKKEGASTLLINDLEDGKVYEPVITSFYGMPLLRYRQGDLIRIVSRGDGVKDGLPQMVFHDRADDIIDLFGISRLNTKTVSEALVLTGIPMGHWSARKEFEMGKIVLSFYIELDEDIWEKDLERRIHRKLKEVDGHYREAVLIMAYNPVRIIPLARGAFERYSKGKGKNGHGPELQKLPQMNLSDAVISDLLRVEM is encoded by the coding sequence ATGCGCCCTGAAGATCGATTCTTCCAAGGTCATGACAAGACCCGGATATGGAACCGGTATTGCGGCTTTCTTGATCTCTCCAAAGATGAGTTCATGAAGCTTCAGGAGAGATTGCTTCTGGAGCAAATCGGGCTGGTTGTCGATAGCCCTCTGGGCCGGATTCTGATGAAAAATCAAAGGCCCATTGGCGTTGAGGAATTCCGCCGGGTCGTTCCGCTGACCACCTACAAAGACTATGCTCCCTACATTGGCGATGGGCAGGAAGAGTTTCTGGCGGGAAAGCCGCACTATTGGGTGCATACGTCATATACCAAAGGCGCTTTCAAGCGAGTGCCATGGACTGAGCAATTCGTAAAGGCGCAACTTCGGAACATCATTGCAACTCTGATTCTTTCTTCGGCTACGGATAAGGGCGATATTCAGTTGGCGCCCGGATGCCGCATCCTGGCCATCTTGCCGGAGAAGCCCTTTGTGTCCGCACATCTGGCGCATGGTCTCCTGGAGCAATTCTCTGCCAAATCCATACTCCCCCTTGATGAAAGTGATGGCTTGCGGTTCAGAGACAAGATGGATGCCGCATTGAGAATGGCAATATCTGCCGACATAGACTACATTATCACCATGACCAGTTCTCTTCTACCTATGGAGCGCAGGTTTCAATACCTGATGGAGAGCCGGGGATTTTTCTCCATGTTGCCCAAAATACACCCGATGGTGCTTTTGCGTGTGCTCAAGGATAAACCCTCCAGGTTTTTTGGACGAAAGAAGAGGTTATTGCCCAAAGACCTGTGGTCCGTGAAGGGGATAGTGGCCTGGGGGGCCGATAGCAATGTCTTTCAGGATCATGCCATGAGGCAGTGGGGCAAACCGTTGTTTCAGTTCTACGGGTCCAGTGAGTCCGGGCTTATAGCCATGCAGGACTGGCAGAAGGACAGAATGAATTTCCTGCACGATAGCGTTTTTCTGGAGTTCATTCCGGAGGAAGATGTCCATAAGAAAGAGGGAGCGTCCACCCTGCTCATCAACGATCTCGAGGACGGAAAGGTCTATGAGCCGGTCATCACCAGCTTTTATGGAATGCCTTTGCTGAGGTATCGGCAGGGGGATCTGATCAGGATTGTCTCCCGCGGTGATGGAGTGAAAGATGGACTTCCCCAGATGGTCTTTCATGACCGGGCGGATGATATTATTGACCTCTTTGGCATATCCAGGCTCAACACCAAAACCGTGTCGGAAGCTTTGGTACTCACCGGCATACCGATGGGACATTGGTCGGCGCGCAAAGAATTTGAGATGGGGAAGATTGTTCTGAGTTTCTATATCGAACTGGATGAGGATATTTGGGAGAAAGACCTGGAGCGGCGCATTCACCGGAAATTGAAAGAGGTGGATGGGCATTATCGAGAAGCCGTCCTGATTATGGCCTACAATCCGGTAAGGATAATCCCATTGGCCAGGGGGGCTTTTGAGCGGTATTCTAAGGGCAAGGGGAAAAATGGGCATGGCCCGGAGCTGCAGAAATTGCCGCAGATGAATCTTTCCGATGCGGTGATCAGTGATTTGCTGCGTGTTGAAATGTAG
- the pyk gene encoding pyruvate kinase, with product MKLPGHKTKIICTIGPASRSAEVLTRLMKSGMSIARLNLAHGDLEQHREDIRRIRSIASELNHPVSIMLDLPGPKIRIGKLENEPLFLTQGSDVVLTTRNVIGTIALLPVEFEELPHAVSKGGIIFLNDGFLQLKVLDISGQDVSCKVLVGGQLFSHKGLNLPRARVIPDPLTEKDLEFVTFGLEEGVDIFGMSFVERAKDIVQVKSFAREKGKYIYVVAKIEREEAVKNIDGIMEVADAIMVARGDLGVQISIQDVPMVQKKLIRKANLRGRPVITATQMLESMVENVRPTRAEATDVANAILDGTDAVMLSEETAMGKYPVETVKMMAQIAISVERQRSAITFSSPVEDYFRNTHGRKNITIEDVVSLNVIDALHGLNIRFVLTPTFTGSTPRRISRFKPNCWILAFSSNEPTCRFANFSYGVYPILMEDAQGRWHDSMIEFIRYSGLAKKGDTVVLTEGSSLGQFGSADSLRIAKVD from the coding sequence GTGAAATTACCGGGACACAAAACAAAGATCATCTGCACCATCGGTCCGGCTTCGCGGTCCGCCGAGGTTCTCACTCGATTGATGAAGAGCGGTATGAGTATAGCTCGCCTGAACCTGGCCCACGGTGATCTTGAGCAGCATCGAGAGGACATCCGGCGCATTCGGTCGATCGCTTCTGAGCTGAACCACCCGGTTAGCATTATGCTCGATCTCCCCGGACCAAAGATTCGCATCGGCAAGCTTGAAAACGAACCCCTTTTCCTTACTCAAGGCAGCGATGTCGTGCTCACTACTCGGAATGTAATCGGCACCATCGCACTCCTTCCCGTGGAATTTGAGGAGCTTCCTCACGCCGTTTCCAAAGGCGGTATCATTTTCCTCAATGACGGCTTCCTTCAACTGAAAGTTCTGGATATTTCGGGTCAGGACGTGAGCTGCAAGGTGCTCGTTGGCGGGCAGTTGTTCTCGCATAAGGGCTTGAATCTTCCCCGCGCCAGGGTGATTCCCGATCCCCTAACAGAGAAGGATCTCGAATTTGTGACCTTCGGGTTGGAAGAAGGGGTGGATATCTTTGGCATGTCCTTTGTGGAAAGAGCCAAGGATATCGTGCAGGTCAAATCCTTCGCTCGCGAGAAGGGCAAGTACATTTATGTGGTTGCCAAGATCGAACGAGAAGAGGCGGTCAAGAATATTGATGGGATTATGGAGGTGGCCGATGCCATCATGGTGGCGCGGGGAGACCTGGGAGTGCAAATCTCGATTCAGGACGTTCCCATGGTCCAGAAGAAGCTCATCCGCAAGGCAAACCTCCGGGGCAGGCCGGTGATCACGGCTACGCAGATGCTGGAATCCATGGTGGAGAACGTCCGTCCCACCCGGGCTGAGGCAACCGATGTGGCCAATGCCATTCTGGATGGCACGGATGCTGTCATGCTCTCAGAAGAAACCGCAATGGGCAAATATCCGGTAGAAACGGTGAAGATGATGGCCCAGATTGCCATCTCCGTCGAGCGGCAGCGGAGCGCTATAACCTTTTCGTCTCCTGTGGAAGACTATTTTCGCAATACTCATGGCCGCAAGAACATCACCATAGAAGATGTGGTCTCCCTGAATGTAATCGACGCGCTGCATGGGCTGAACATTCGGTTTGTGCTGACGCCGACCTTCACGGGCAGCACCCCGCGTCGCATCTCCCGCTTCAAGCCGAACTGCTGGATTCTGGCCTTCAGCAGCAACGAGCCCACCTGCCGCTTTGCCAACTTCTCCTATGGGGTCTACCCGATCCTGATGGAGGACGCGCAGGGTCGCTGGCACGACTCTATGATTGAGTTCATTCGGTATTCCGGGCTGGCCAAGAAGGGTGACACGGTGGTATTGACGGAGGGATCATCTCTGGGGCAGTTCGGAAGCGCCGACTCGCTCAGGATTGCCAAGGTGGATTAG